A single region of the Acidobacteriota bacterium genome encodes:
- a CDS encoding AAA family ATPase, giving the protein MPEYSFRLTIIFQTFENDTELAEALFFPEISRFGDKAKKLENAVKENVVRLVEEDDALALYRRHFTSEPELGEARVTVNPPPKSIAWQKPIDLTFQILLFTHGEDLYIAHLPQLGIEIIGRNREELEEKIPAEIHAHLLRIKKNRSLGELFWLQRAKAIRLARTTFDATIRTPKQIAKSQYAADEEKKSELEKVATDLVKEHLPEAFEIDETVTRIADALGGRHPRSVLLVGKSGVGKTAAVYELVRRRAAFRLSRTPFYATSGSRLVAGMSGFGMWQERCGKVWREAAKQKAILHFGNLLELMEVGKSTANNQGIASFFRPYISRGDLLCIAECAPEQLPIIEREAPNLLDAFLQIKVDEPTVERGSAILLHYAIAQSGRESPVDLEAIETIDRLHRRYATYSAYPGRPLRFLKNLLQDRKGGSINAAMVTARFSEETGLPLFLLNDDLPLDLAATQKFFSERVIGQASAVELVVNLLATVKARLTRAGKPIASLMFIGPTGVGKTEMAKALAEFLFQNRNRLIRFDMSEYADVNSIGRLIGGAWGKEGLLTAKVREQPFAVILLDEFEKAHPSFFDLLLQVLGEGRLTDAMGRVADFTNAVVIMTSNLGAETYKRNALGFRDATDATAQAREHFMKAVQAFVRPEFFNRIDRIVPFTPLDEATVLKIAHRELQQITRRDGIFYRGVELNITEQVAERLARIGYDARYGARPLKRAIERELLVPISEALNLQTLDVGLQAEVTVEGDELSVAVRLKTDEAGRVISKSSKSAPFAELVKQAAKLRRDAQNLRGSIFVQEIQNEIFNLERLAMRLAKNKTKNKWQDPAQATSLARLPDLKNKLQALEVFVTQTAQFEDAVLFCFYGKETGDKNGLQAQLAGMQKQWTARLLEIYGLQFKKPDAVTVALYSENANWLFELARAYFEIAKQIMANVEVVEFAVPSHQESEAIKLRVKAGEKVEVFNLLGRVTIKRQVKKPEEFLSAPNAQTVGIVLGIAGEMVFPRFEPEHDLHAMTVAKQTHNCLVHTSEARLEDYLPVKELDKRGSIKHQDARRLYNRDDSSVEDLSLEEKFYLDRDNLVAVVHQAIERRLLKSAQGLLDE; this is encoded by the coding sequence ATGCCGGAATATTCCTTTCGTCTGACAATTATTTTTCAGACTTTTGAAAATGACACTGAGCTTGCCGAAGCTCTTTTTTTTCCCGAAATCTCCCGATTTGGCGATAAAGCGAAAAAATTAGAGAACGCGGTTAAGGAAAATGTCGTGCGCCTTGTCGAAGAAGACGATGCGCTCGCGCTCTATCGTCGTCACTTTACGAGCGAGCCTGAACTTGGTGAAGCGCGCGTCACCGTCAATCCGCCACCGAAATCCATCGCCTGGCAAAAGCCGATTGATCTTACTTTTCAAATCCTGCTCTTTACGCATGGCGAAGACCTGTACATCGCTCACCTTCCACAACTTGGTATCGAAATCATTGGCAGAAACCGGGAAGAACTTGAAGAGAAAATTCCCGCAGAAATTCACGCGCATCTCTTACGCATCAAAAAAAATCGCTCACTTGGCGAATTGTTCTGGTTGCAACGCGCCAAAGCGATTCGCCTGGCGCGAACCACTTTTGACGCGACCATTCGCACGCCGAAACAGATAGCCAAAAGTCAGTATGCCGCTGACGAAGAGAAAAAATCCGAGCTTGAAAAAGTGGCGACCGATTTAGTCAAAGAGCATTTACCGGAGGCTTTTGAGATAGACGAAACCGTCACCCGCATTGCAGACGCGCTTGGCGGTCGCCATCCGCGCAGTGTTTTACTGGTCGGCAAATCGGGCGTCGGCAAAACCGCTGCGGTGTATGAACTGGTGCGCCGTCGCGCGGCGTTTCGTCTGAGTCGCACACCGTTTTACGCAACCAGCGGCTCGCGACTGGTTGCCGGCATGTCAGGTTTTGGCATGTGGCAGGAACGTTGCGGCAAAGTCTGGCGCGAGGCTGCAAAACAAAAAGCGATTCTGCATTTCGGCAATCTGCTCGAACTGATGGAAGTTGGCAAAAGCACGGCGAACAATCAGGGTATCGCGTCATTCTTTCGCCCCTACATCAGTCGTGGCGATTTGCTCTGCATTGCCGAATGCGCGCCTGAACAATTGCCCATCATTGAACGCGAAGCGCCAAATCTGCTTGACGCTTTTTTGCAAATTAAAGTTGATGAACCGACAGTTGAACGCGGTTCGGCAATTCTGCTGCATTATGCGATTGCGCAAAGCGGGCGCGAGTCGCCGGTTGACCTCGAAGCGATTGAAACGATTGATCGGTTGCATCGCCGCTATGCGACTTATTCAGCCTATCCCGGTCGCCCTTTGCGGTTTTTGAAAAATTTATTGCAGGATCGCAAAGGCGGTTCCATCAATGCCGCGATGGTCACTGCGCGTTTTTCCGAAGAGACCGGTTTGCCGCTATTTTTACTGAACGATGACCTGCCGCTCGATTTAGCGGCGACGCAGAAATTTTTCAGTGAACGGGTCATCGGACAAGCGAGCGCCGTTGAGTTGGTGGTTAATTTACTGGCGACCGTCAAAGCGCGGCTCACGCGAGCCGGAAAACCGATTGCGTCGTTGATGTTCATCGGGCCCACCGGCGTTGGCAAAACCGAAATGGCAAAGGCGCTTGCCGAATTCTTATTTCAAAATCGCAATCGCCTGATTCGTTTCGATATGAGCGAATATGCCGATGTGAATTCCATCGGGCGACTGATTGGCGGCGCGTGGGGAAAAGAAGGCTTGCTTACCGCGAAGGTGCGCGAACAACCGTTTGCGGTGATTCTGCTTGATGAATTTGAGAAAGCCCATCCGTCATTTTTCGATTTGTTGTTGCAGGTTCTGGGCGAAGGTCGTTTGACCGATGCGATGGGGCGGGTTGCCGATTTTACCAACGCGGTGGTGATTATGACTTCCAATCTCGGCGCGGAAACTTATAAACGCAATGCGCTGGGGTTTCGTGACGCGACGGATGCCACTGCGCAGGCTCGCGAACATTTTATGAAAGCGGTGCAGGCATTTGTGCGTCCCGAATTTTTCAACCGCATCGACCGTATCGTGCCGTTTACACCGCTTGATGAAGCGACCGTATTGAAAATTGCCCATCGTGAACTGCAACAGATTACGCGACGCGATGGCATTTTCTATCGCGGGGTTGAATTAAATATTACCGAGCAGGTGGCTGAGCGATTGGCGCGAATCGGCTACGATGCGCGGTATGGGGCGCGACCTCTGAAACGCGCCATCGAACGAGAATTGCTGGTGCCGATTTCCGAAGCGTTGAATTTGCAAACCCTCGATGTCGGTTTACAGGCGGAGGTGACTGTCGAAGGCGATGAATTGAGTGTAGCGGTGCGCCTTAAAACCGATGAAGCCGGGCGCGTGATTTCCAAATCGTCGAAGAGCGCGCCGTTTGCCGAACTGGTAAAACAGGCGGCGAAACTCCGCCGCGATGCGCAGAACCTGCGTGGCAGTATCTTTGTTCAGGAGATTCAAAACGAAATATTCAACCTTGAACGACTGGCGATGCGGCTTGCGAAAAATAAAACAAAAAATAAATGGCAAGACCCGGCGCAAGCTACAAGCCTTGCGCGGTTGCCCGATTTGAAAAATAAATTACAGGCGCTTGAGGTATTCGTCACCCAAACGGCGCAATTTGAAGACGCCGTGTTGTTCTGTTTTTACGGCAAGGAGACCGGCGATAAAAACGGTTTGCAGGCGCAACTTGCCGGGATGCAAAAACAGTGGACGGCGCGGTTGTTGGAAATTTACGGATTGCAATTTAAAAAGCCGGATGCGGTGACGGTGGCGCTCTATTCGGAAAATGCCAACTGGTTATTTGAACTGGCGCGTGCCTATTTTGAAATCGCGAAACAAATCATGGCGAACGTCGAGGTTGTGGAATTTGCGGTGCCGTCGCATCAGGAAAGCGAAGCGATAAAGCTTCGCGTCAAAGCCGGTGAAAAAGTTGAGGTTTTTAATTTGCTGGGGCGCGTGACCATTAAACGCCAGGTGAAAAAGCCGGAGGAATTTTTATCCGCGCCGAACGCGCAAACCGTTGGTATCGTGTTGGGCATAGCGGGTGAAATGGTGTTTCCGAGATTTGAACCCGAACATGATTTGCACGCCATGACGGTTGCCAAACAAACCCATAACTGTTTGGTACATACCAGTGAAGCGCGCCTCGAAGATTACCTGCCGGTGAAAGAATTGGATAAACGCGGCAGCATCAAGCATCAGGACGCGCGACGCCTTTATAACCGCGACGACAGCTCGGTTGAAGATTTGTCGCTTGAAGAGAAATTTTACTTAGACCGTGATAATTTAGTTGCGGTTGTGCATCAGGCGATTGAACGCCGCTTGCTCAAAAGCGCGCAAGGATTGCTGGATGAATGA
- a CDS encoding AAA family ATPase, with protein MNITLPIYIQKPAPQDTLPPTHILRPLFFPYIEVQGEDLNRAVTKLAQKIRHECDRLGKAMRHDQLSKFGFAPDLEDRFLKLTLDLGSRKAECNFLFVVMQTVGRKIAFTPALADLWFEIHRGETLVNRATEVLSHYFRQKQKREGNDALRPEAFSVSGKAWVTTLDISINPPARAPKLVQNLFALLGEAPQMDGAEELNRVGRCLDYLYPDDLQRVIFRETETEALTAILKSQDKRPVLLIGERLVGKTAIIHEYVHRAVSQRHSKFDAKNQVWLIAPQRLISGMSYVGQWENRLLAILKVAKKKQHILYFDDLLGLYQAGQSASSSLSVADVLKPYVEKREVRILGEITPEAFRVFQERDRGFADSFHLLPVKEPDEDKTFRILLHLMRELERKHRATFSTDVFPTVMDVQRRYTRDAVFPGKAAIFLQQLAVKYRHERVTRDEVLQEFHAKSGFSLNFLNDENKLTRQEVIEAVGNTVIGQEAALAACADVVSMAKARLNDPDRPLASFLFLGPTGVGKTQCAKSLAAYLYGDGDKLIRFDMNEYSSPYAVARLVGTFHQPEGLLTSAARRQPFSVVLFDEIEKAHPDVFNLLLQVMGDGRLTDALGRTVDFTNAMVILTSNLGVKEAAKNLGFHRDRERDGQVYTQAAEKFFKPEFFNRLDRIVPFARLGREEVMQIAEGLIQQVFAREGLVRRKCILQVDERAMARIVEEGYHPQLGARALKRLLERELTQPVARQLATLKPDAPTLIKVYPAASELKVTVDSLKGATLNDESARLIEGVAPKQIVELAEAAVDRIESQAAKMSPQGLINPDAVDATQLAYFQIREQARRARELCEKVAAKIKPTGKPLVSRSRGRSIAASQFTLRQVSVGDLWQRLIEAGDVRQLMRELLTTAQPYGERLEDYLSELTRETALLEVIAQSNDEVSTHQALMLIQSLDEAFKVERERLAKIYHELFTYKLGSRAELLTGNQEAAALHSDAVLIQGVNVLALAKPETGAHLFYTAKEQLVPLQIHVLPVIDHSAAATIRRFAESQKRRLSEPVDTNETDLNEASVIRVYEENGATLDLRSGLMTLKMPTTKELRALLLAALPLPMEMQSVVGSR; from the coding sequence GTGAACATAACGCTTCCGATTTACATTCAAAAACCTGCGCCGCAAGACACCTTGCCGCCGACGCATATTCTGCGCCCGCTGTTTTTCCCCTATATCGAAGTGCAGGGCGAAGACCTCAATCGCGCCGTCACCAAGCTGGCGCAAAAGATTCGCCACGAGTGTGACCGACTCGGTAAGGCGATGCGTCACGACCAACTTTCAAAATTTGGTTTCGCGCCTGACCTCGAAGACCGCTTTTTGAAACTCACGCTCGACCTCGGCAGTCGAAAAGCCGAGTGCAATTTTCTATTTGTCGTCATGCAAACGGTGGGGCGCAAAATTGCTTTTACTCCGGCGCTTGCCGATTTATGGTTTGAGATTCATCGCGGCGAAACCTTAGTCAACCGCGCCACCGAAGTTCTGTCGCATTACTTTCGCCAGAAACAGAAACGCGAAGGCAACGATGCCCTGAGACCCGAAGCCTTTTCGGTCAGCGGTAAAGCCTGGGTAACGACGCTCGACATCAGCATCAATCCACCGGCGCGCGCGCCCAAGCTTGTGCAAAATCTCTTTGCCCTGCTTGGCGAAGCGCCGCAGATGGATGGCGCGGAAGAACTCAATCGCGTCGGGCGATGCCTCGATTATCTTTACCCGGACGATTTGCAGCGGGTGATTTTTCGGGAGACGGAAACTGAAGCCTTGACCGCGATTTTGAAATCGCAGGACAAACGCCCGGTGCTGTTAATCGGCGAACGCCTGGTCGGAAAGACGGCGATCATTCACGAATATGTGCATCGCGCTGTGAGCCAACGTCACTCGAAATTCGACGCGAAAAATCAAGTGTGGTTGATTGCGCCGCAACGGTTGATTTCGGGAATGTCTTACGTCGGGCAGTGGGAAAACCGTCTGCTGGCGATTTTGAAAGTTGCGAAAAAAAAGCAACACATTCTCTACTTCGATGATTTGCTCGGACTCTATCAAGCCGGGCAGAGCGCCAGTTCTTCTCTAAGCGTTGCCGATGTTTTAAAACCTTATGTAGAAAAACGCGAAGTGCGCATCCTTGGCGAAATCACTCCCGAAGCCTTTCGGGTATTTCAGGAACGCGACCGCGGCTTTGCCGATTCCTTTCATCTGTTGCCGGTCAAAGAACCCGATGAAGATAAAACCTTTCGCATTCTTCTGCATTTGATGCGCGAGCTTGAGCGCAAACATCGCGCCACTTTTTCTACGGATGTTTTTCCGACAGTGATGGATGTGCAGCGACGCTACACACGCGATGCGGTGTTCCCCGGCAAGGCGGCGATTTTCCTGCAACAACTCGCCGTCAAATATCGCCACGAGCGCGTCACCCGCGATGAAGTATTACAGGAGTTTCACGCGAAAAGCGGTTTCAGCTTGAATTTTTTGAATGATGAAAACAAACTCACACGGCAAGAGGTAATCGAAGCGGTCGGCAATACGGTCATCGGGCAGGAGGCGGCGCTTGCTGCCTGTGCGGATGTGGTGTCGATGGCAAAGGCGCGGCTCAATGACCCAGACCGCCCGCTCGCGTCGTTTCTGTTTTTAGGACCCACAGGGGTTGGCAAAACCCAATGCGCGAAATCGCTTGCGGCATATCTGTACGGCGATGGCGATAAACTTATTCGTTTCGATATGAATGAATATTCGTCGCCCTATGCGGTGGCAAGACTGGTCGGCACATTCCATCAACCCGAAGGATTGCTCACCAGCGCCGCGCGGCGGCAACCGTTTTCGGTAGTGTTGTTTGATGAAATCGAAAAGGCGCACCCGGATGTTTTCAATCTTTTATTGCAGGTAATGGGTGACGGGCGGCTTACGGATGCGCTCGGACGAACGGTCGATTTTACCAACGCGATGGTCATTTTAACCTCGAACCTCGGCGTCAAAGAGGCTGCGAAAAATCTGGGCTTTCATCGTGACAGAGAACGCGATGGGCAGGTTTATACGCAAGCCGCCGAGAAATTTTTCAAGCCGGAATTTTTCAATCGCCTCGACCGCATCGTGCCGTTTGCAAGGCTCGGACGCGAAGAGGTGATGCAGATTGCCGAAGGGTTGATTCAACAGGTTTTTGCGCGTGAAGGATTGGTGCGCCGCAAATGTATTTTACAGGTGGATGAACGGGCAATGGCGCGCATTGTTGAGGAAGGTTATCACCCACAACTCGGAGCGCGCGCCCTGAAACGCCTGCTTGAACGCGAGTTGACCCAACCGGTGGCAAGACAACTTGCGACTCTTAAACCCGATGCGCCCACGCTCATTAAAGTTTATCCGGCGGCAAGTGAGCTAAAAGTTACGGTCGATTCATTGAAAGGCGCAACGTTGAATGATGAGAGCGCAAGGTTGATTGAAGGGGTTGCGCCAAAACAGATTGTTGAGCTTGCGGAAGCCGCAGTTGACCGCATTGAATCGCAGGCGGCAAAGATGAGTCCGCAAGGGCTGATCAATCCCGATGCCGTGGATGCTACACAACTCGCCTATTTTCAAATTCGCGAACAGGCGCGCCGGGCGCGTGAACTTTGTGAAAAGGTCGCGGCAAAAATCAAACCAACCGGAAAGCCACTGGTGTCGCGTTCACGCGGTCGCAGCATTGCGGCTTCGCAATTCACTTTGCGTCAGGTAAGCGTCGGAGATTTATGGCAACGATTGATTGAAGCGGGTGATGTGCGTCAGTTGATGCGCGAACTGCTAACCACTGCCCAACCCTATGGTGAACGCCTCGAAGATTACCTTTCAGAGTTAACGCGCGAGACCGCCTTGCTTGAGGTGATTGCGCAAAGCAACGATGAGGTTTCAACCCATCAGGCATTGATGTTGATTCAATCGCTGGACGAAGCCTTTAAAGTCGAGCGTGAACGGCTGGCAAAAATTTATCACGAACTCTTTACCTATAAACTGGGAAGCCGCGCAGAGTTATTGACCGGCAATCAGGAGGCGGCGGCTTTGCACAGCGATGCCGTGTTGATTCAAGGCGTAAATGTGTTGGCGCTGGCTAAACCCGAAACCGGCGCTCACCTGTTTTACACGGCTAAAGAACAACTCGTGCCGTTGCAAATTCACGTCTTGCCGGTAATTGACCATTCCGCAGCCGCGACGATTCGCCGGTTTGCTGAAAGTCAGAAGAGGCGATTAAGCGAGCCGGTCGATACCAACGAAACCGATTTAAACGAGGCATCGGTTATTCGGGTTTATGAAGAGAACGGCGCGACGCTTGATTTACGCTCAGGACTGATGACGCTCAAGATGCCGACGACGAAAGAACTGCGCGCCTTGTTACTTGCGGCTTTGCCATTGCCAATGGAGATGCAATCGGTAGTCGGTAGCCGGTAG
- a CDS encoding AAA family ATPase gives MPSFRFPILIWEDHEGYFTACPVEGFYNTFAGIGRSASEAVFQLKEFLAYHYEKNPWAAPPDFHDAKLIEFRADVRPEYRIEEIVGDRKQKNIYPTEETLALRFACVHGKQQAGLLICVLPLFGIQFYYYDEKKLKELAVTYVQESFKGLAPQQLTRFLPPKNYRLDEIVINVSRKETRYEYQPSLDTLNEIAEPLGDKRLRRQFSAAWERDTEVRDLAQRIGKEKANVIIVGDSGIGKTTLLVNAVREVEQHMIAGDDEENAGRKARHRFYLTSGARIIAGMRYLGQWEERVESLIDELAEINGVLCVGSILDLILAGGEVSASIAAFLQPFLQRGELQLVGEATPTELDACRRLLPGFASLFQILNLQPFNRAQAIAILQRASETYQRNYRIEAASILPELVYRLFNRFSPYQAFPGKAIAFLHSAFERAELEHKTAITGEDLIQKFVRQTGLPELFLRDELPLNQYDIVEFFEQQVIGQRAACEVAANLVTTFKAGLNDPQRPIGVLLFCGPTGVGKTQLAKAISEYLFGQGEERNRLIRLDMSEYGDFGAAERLITKPNGEPSDLIQRVRQQPFVVVLFDEIEKADVAVFDALLSVFDEGRITDRYGRTTSFRSAIIIATSNIGADKTASIGFDGHNVRGFAAEVMTFFRPEFFNRLDAVVGFRALDEEAILNVTRKELAEIAKREGINASNTRLIWTERLIEYMAKAGYDARYGARPLQRTIEQMIVAPLSRFLLEHLMSKGKTIQADFLNGEIRFSTTEHTE, from the coding sequence ATGCCGAGTTTTCGTTTTCCAATTTTAATCTGGGAAGACCACGAAGGATATTTTACCGCGTGTCCGGTCGAGGGTTTTTATAACACTTTTGCGGGAATAGGTCGCAGTGCCAGTGAAGCGGTTTTTCAATTGAAAGAATTTCTCGCTTATCACTACGAGAAAAACCCCTGGGCAGCGCCGCCCGATTTTCACGACGCCAAACTCATCGAATTTCGCGCTGATGTGCGCCCGGAATATCGCATTGAAGAAATTGTCGGCGACCGCAAACAAAAAAATATTTACCCGACCGAAGAAACCCTCGCCTTGCGTTTTGCCTGTGTACACGGCAAACAGCAAGCCGGATTGCTCATCTGTGTGCTGCCGCTTTTCGGCATACAATTTTATTACTACGATGAAAAGAAACTGAAAGAACTGGCGGTCACCTATGTGCAGGAGAGTTTCAAAGGTCTTGCCCCACAACAACTCACAAGATTCTTACCGCCTAAAAATTATCGACTTGATGAAATCGTCATCAATGTTTCACGCAAAGAAACCAGATACGAATACCAACCCTCGCTTGACACCTTGAACGAAATTGCCGAACCCCTCGGCGACAAACGATTGCGCAGACAATTTTCCGCCGCCTGGGAGCGTGACACGGAAGTTAGAGACCTCGCCCAGCGCATCGGCAAAGAGAAAGCCAACGTCATCATCGTCGGCGACAGCGGCATCGGTAAAACCACTTTGCTGGTGAACGCGGTGCGTGAAGTTGAACAGCATATGATTGCGGGCGATGACGAAGAAAACGCCGGGCGCAAAGCCAGACACCGATTTTATTTGACCAGCGGCGCGCGCATCATCGCAGGGATGCGCTATCTCGGTCAGTGGGAAGAGCGGGTTGAATCGCTCATTGATGAGCTTGCGGAAATCAATGGCGTGTTATGCGTCGGCAGCATTTTGGACTTAATCCTTGCAGGCGGTGAAGTGAGCGCCAGCATCGCGGCATTTTTACAGCCCTTTCTGCAACGCGGCGAATTGCAACTCGTAGGCGAAGCGACGCCCACCGAACTCGATGCCTGCCGAAGATTATTGCCGGGATTTGCCAGCCTGTTTCAAATTCTCAATCTGCAACCGTTCAATCGCGCCCAGGCGATTGCGATTTTGCAACGCGCTTCGGAAACTTATCAGCGCAATTATCGCATTGAGGCGGCAAGCATCCTGCCGGAACTCGTCTATCGTTTGTTCAATCGCTTCTCGCCTTATCAGGCATTCCCCGGAAAAGCCATTGCCTTTCTGCATTCGGCATTTGAACGCGCCGAACTTGAACATAAAACGGCAATCACCGGCGAAGACCTGATTCAAAAGTTTGTGCGGCAGACCGGACTCCCCGAACTTTTTTTACGCGATGAATTGCCGCTCAACCAGTATGACATCGTTGAATTTTTTGAACAGCAGGTCATCGGGCAACGCGCCGCCTGTGAAGTTGCGGCAAATCTGGTGACTACATTCAAAGCCGGGTTGAACGACCCGCAACGCCCGATTGGGGTGTTGCTGTTTTGCGGGCCGACCGGGGTTGGCAAAACCCAACTCGCAAAAGCGATTTCGGAATACCTGTTCGGACAAGGCGAAGAACGCAACCGCTTAATCCGGCTCGATATGAGCGAATATGGCGATTTCGGCGCGGCAGAACGTTTGATTACCAAGCCCAATGGCGAGCCGAGCGATTTGATTCAGCGGGTACGCCAGCAACCATTCGTTGTGGTGTTGTTCGATGAAATCGAAAAAGCCGACGTAGCGGTTTTCGATGCGTTGCTCAGTGTTTTCGATGAAGGGCGCATCACCGACCGTTACGGGCGAACCACTTCATTTCGCAGCGCCATCATTATCGCGACGTCGAACATCGGCGCAGATAAAACCGCGAGCATCGGATTCGATGGTCACAATGTGCGCGGTTTTGCCGCGGAGGTGATGACTTTCTTTCGCCCGGAATTTTTTAATCGCCTGGATGCGGTTGTCGGTTTTCGCGCGCTCGACGAAGAAGCGATTCTCAACGTAACGCGCAAAGAATTAGCTGAGATTGCCAAACGCGAAGGGATAAACGCCTCGAATACCAGATTAATTTGGACAGAACGATTAATTGAATATATGGCGAAAGCCGGTTATGACGCGCGATATGGCGCGCGCCCTTTGCAACGCACCATTGAACAGATGATCGTTGCGCCGCT